A window of Branchiostoma floridae strain S238N-H82 unplaced genomic scaffold, Bfl_VNyyK Sc7u5tJ_1307, whole genome shotgun sequence genomic DNA:
GTTTTTCGTGTAAGGTCCATtaaggtacagtagaagccagttaaatGCACAACGtatgcacacttctgttgattgATTGCACTGAATCCCCAAATCCGAAACCAAAgcagtccagctagataacttcgcgttattgcaccagtcggataagtgcacgaaattcactgacaaataggccgtgcaatcaagcggcttctactgtatttattCAAACTTCCTGCAGTTCTTACCGCCACGGCCACGCTGGTCTCCTCCTGTATGCAGGCTGACAGGCGGGGGTCCTGTCCGTCCGGCCGCTGCCGCTCCACCGTGGAGTACGGCGGGAGGGTGTTGGAGTGGGCCAAACCTGTACAGACACGTACAGTGATAGAGGTGTAAGTGTACTACAGCGGAGTACGGCGGCAGGGTGTTGGAGTGGGCCAAACCTGTGGACAAGCATACAGAGATAAAACACGTACAGTGATAGAGGTGTAAGTGTACTGCAGTGGAGTAAGGTGGGAGGGTGTTGGAGTGGGCCAAACCTGGAAAACAGAAGTGAACGTGTACTACAGTCGAGTACGGCGGAGGGTGTTGGAGTGGGCCAAACCTGTGGAAACAGAAGTGTACGTGTATTACAGTGGAGTAAGGTGGGAGGGTAAACCAAACCTGTACAGACACGTACAGTCACTGTGATAGAGGTGTAAGTGTACCATGTACAGTGGAGtaaggtgggggggggggggtgttggagTGGGCCAAACCTGTACAGACACGTACAGTGATAGAGGTGTAAGTGTACTGCAGTGGAGTAAGGTGGGAGGGTGTTGGAGTGCGCCTAACCTGGAAAATTAACATAAGTAGGCCTTTATCATTATTAGGACAATCAGAATAAAGGCTATACATATGCAATAAGGCGTGAAAGCGCCCAGGTGTTGGAGTGGGCCAAACCTGTGGACAAgcatacagacataaaacacgTACTAGTACAGTGAAAGAGGTGTAAGTGTACTGCAGTGAAGTACGGCGGCAGGGTGTTGGAGTGGGCCAAACCTGGAAAACAGAAGTGTTAGTGTACTATATATAGTGGAGCAAGGCGGCAGGGTGTTGGAGTGGGCCAAACCTGTACAGACACGTACAGTGATAGAGGTGTAAGTGCACTACAGTGGAGTACGGCGGGAGGGTGTTGGAGTGGGCCAAACCTGGAAAGTTAACATAAGTAGGCCTTTATTATTACTAGGACAATCAGAATAAAGGCTATACATAAGCAATAAGGCGAAAAAGCGCCCAGGTGTTGGAGTGGGTTAAGTTGCAATACTAGCAGATTCTCCTATGTAGTCCGCTAGAATCATCAAACTTACCGAATGATGGGTTTTATCACCTTCCTTATTGCAATGCTTTCTGGTTGTATTCCGCACTGCAGCTAAGTGTCGCTGCTACCAGATGCGGCCCCAAACGTATCTAGGCAGTGACCGCGCCTTACGTGGGTATGAGAGTCCTATGGAAGTCTAGTCCTTGTCCACTCTGGGCGGAGGCCGCggttttgagtgtgtgtgtgtgtgtgtgtgtgtgtgtgtgtgtgtgtgtgtgtgtgtgtgtgtgtgcgtgtgggtGAGTATGCCCTTATCCTTACGTGGGTATGAGAGTCCTATGGAAGTCCAGTCCTTGTCCACTCTGGGCGGAGGCCGCGGTTTGAGCGTGCCGTCCATCTCCTGCATCTCCAGGTCCTCCACACCGGAGTCGTTCGTGCCGTGGCCGGGTTTCCGCCCGTACTTCGGCAGGGGCGGGACGGGCCGGGACGGGGTCAGAGCTGGGGTGGCTGGAGACAAGAGGATTCAATCATCATCGTCAGTTTTAAGGAACGTTTGCAGATAGatatgcaaaagttaggtgtggcggtcagttcagtgtaatataaccaggtGCTGTCGCGtcgcgaagctggtgtgttacgccgaagggtggttataccctcctcacattatatacgatcttcccacgtacttcgcgatcgcaggaaggtcggctgattttaagatcttaagatggtcttgcgtatttttcgcccaaatactgtccccctcacatataagcgaagctcatgcgatcgacggtgaatacatctatgataatgaacctcccatgacctcttgcacgcggacaaggtaacacaaaacgttcctcaaaaaaagtcaagagatcaataaatgttgcttattttgttgtcggaatctttttaaccaaccaatgaatggaatgcgcgggcataatggaaatgacacaagaaaggaaagtgtgtcacaaagcctgCCTACATACTaacacaggggcccaaaatgttagaattaccctcacattcccagaaattcaatgtttgtaaacaaacggaagtcgggcgaacgtcgcccgaacgttgcccaactgacgggcgttcgccatccgatttgcgctcgatgattaataactatgtctgtgctcgcctatcggtcttcaatcgttggattgacgcaagactattgaccgatgcccttgcgaggtacgcacgatttgcacgcacgatctgcgactcggtaacgagctctgcgatctcagagatgttaagaacatgtttcgctgcatcgcgaccgtcgtaagactcctggaaattgccggcgatccctaaaaatcgcaagatgatcgtgagaacaccggacgtcttacgaaaatgtcatttagagctcgtaaactagtcttccgatcgaatcgcgcctaatgtgaggggggtattatacCGGCTAGagaaatacagatacagaataaaaACATTGAGAGGCATCTGGTAAATGGGGCATATTATGCACGCAAAATGTATGATTCATGTTTTACTTTATGATTATGGTGCATTTACAAAGCTGAGCCTATAGCTAGGGTGGCCCATTTTCATATTGATCATCTGTGTTCGAGAGCTGGTATATAATTACTTGGAATATGCAGTTTAGCTCTATCAAAGCTTTTCAACTTGATATCATGAGTTAGTAACTCTGTTATAGTCACCAAGCAtaaccggccaaagggagtcagtcGGCCACCGGAGCCGgttatactccttggccagatttgatactatcttaaggaccgtagggtctgcttggagactactctCTTAGACAATAGGCAGATTGCAACGCTTACTAGGCTTCTCATCCGCACAGAGCAGTCCTTTCCTCTTGGCGACGAAGACTCCGATGACGGTCACGGCTGCCAGGACAACCACCACCGCCGAGATGGAGATGATGGCGATGATGGAGGAGGTGGATTCTGGAAGATCAAAATATACGCAACTTCAAAATGGCTGTGATCCAACGGTGCAGCGATGATAAGGGGACAGTCTTACCATAAATCAATCATTACGATAATCACAATGTCGAAGTGTTATGCATTCATAAAGATTGTATAAATAGTCAACAAATATTCTAGAATTTTAGATACCAAGCAGGATTATTTTCTAAGAGAAGTAAAAGAGGAATTGTACACTGGAGCCCACTGAGTGACTGACCGTCCCTCAACAAAGACGGGGGCCATTACCGACTGCTGGGCACCTTTGACCAGCTGCTGACGTCACATGACATAGGCttcgggtcatttcaacttgatgtGGGTCAGaagactgatcaaaagcttgttcaAGTTGTTGGTAAGCGTGTTACTTTGTGTACAAAAATGTCGATCAATGCCACCGATGGACTTTGTTACTAAGTCTTCGACATGACCACAGATAGCGCCTGTTGCGCCGTATCTTGTGACcctgtatgatatatatatataccctaTGTTATCATTGGTTTCGTTTACTGGTTTCGTGCTACCCTAGGGCCTAACCTTTCACAATCAGCCTGACCTCCCGCTGGTCCGACCCGAACATGTTCGCGGCCTTGCAGATGTAGATGCCCTCATCGTCACCGGTCACGTGGTCTATGGCCAGGGTTGCCGTCTTGGTCCCGCCCAGGGTCTTCTCTGCCATGGTGACGCCGTTGTTGGTTTCCATGACAACGCTCTCCACCCCGTCGCTGTTTCTCCACAGCCAGGCCACGGACTTGGGCAGGGGGTCGCTGGTGACGTCACAGTAGAACTTGGCGATGTCACCCTGATTGACGTACACCTGCGACGTACGGGCCTCGATGTGAGGCTTTCCTGGAGAGGGAATGTAGACGTAGATTtaagataatctccaagcagatcttacggtagcataagatagtaccaaaagctggcaaaggagtgaagccagcctaggagtgtgtttggctaccgaaggccagctacactcctttgccagcttttgatactatcttatgctaccgtaaaatctgcttggagattcatGACATTACCAGCTACGTTGCGTCCTTTACCCAACTTTCCTTACTCCGCCCAGTTGtataaatgggtacctgactttgacGGGGGAGCTAGAGGGCGATGGACGGTGAGGGTTGGGCTCCAATTCCGATGATCCATTCTCCTGTCGATGTCGACGGATGAGTAGACAAACATACagcaccttccaataccatgccctacaCACATGTGTTTAAAAACCCATTGCCCCCATGGCCTCCAAAAGGTTATAAGACTGAAAAACTCTGGAATAAATGAACTACCAATCGGCAGTAAATGGCTATACAAACAGAGCTGCACCCTAAAGCTACCTTAAGAGTAAATTGCGTGCGTGTAGACGCTTACCGGCAACGTCTATCGCTACATCTTTCGTGACGACAGGGAAGCCATCGCTGGTGGCCACGCACTGATACGTCCCCTCCACGTCGTAGCGCACCCGGTGGAACCGCAGCGGGTTTTCCCAGTACAAACTTGTATCCTTCCGCCGCCACCGGATGTTCGGTTTCGGGTTTCCGTCCGCGAAACAGCTGAGGGAGAAGTCGTCGTTTCCGTAGATAACCGTGACCTTGTTGTCCAAAGTGGAGTCGATCTGTGGCGGGTCTAATCCCAAAATCGTACAAACATTAGACAAATCAAATTCTTAACCCTAacttaaagttttaaaaagtttatCTAAATTgcagttcagtttagttcattCTCGTATGAACGAGGTGCCACAAAATTACGAAGGCTATTAAACTGATTTTGTCGTAAACTTACTGCTTGCACATTAAACGTTTTATGTTCTGTGCGTTCAATCATTTGGATTTgctcaaccttcctgatcacATAGCTCATAATAAAGGcaatttcatttttggctcAACTTTTTTTGTACGCTCGCATCAGCTTTGGGATGCCCAGAGGGTGTCAGGCATTTACTCGAATCTATGTGGCCTTATGCATGATACGTACAGAACACCTCGAGCCGGATGTACCCGATACCGAGGGGTAGGATGCGGGTATAGAAAACTAAACTAAAAAAAGGGTGATAGTTTTCATCTATGAACTTCGTGAGCGCTCTGACAAATCTTGGTTTCAGCGAGGTTGCGGCCCTAGTGGAATGATGGTGCAAATGCATGGTACGTACAGAACACCTCAAGCCGGATGGAGCCGATACCGATGGGCAGGATGCGGTTATCCGCCCGGCACTGGTACGCACCACTGTCGTACTTGGACACCTTCAGCAGCTGCAGACTCCGCTCTCTGAAACGATAAAAAAAACTCCTAACTTTCTACCTCAAACACGGTAGAAGATAAAGTACACTTCGCTGTTGATTGTACTTATGTATGTTAATGTTAGTTGGACACCTTCAGTAGCTGCAGGCTCCGTTAACATTCAAGCGCCACCATCCGGACCTTTTGACATAGCGTTGATGAAAAACGGATTTGGCGCTCTTACagccaaggcccgggttcgattcccggtgtgggaaccagtaAGATACAAGAGGCGCGAAGAAGCAGCTTCCGGCTCCCGGAAATTGAACCTTGGCCCACCAGGTAACGAAGACAGACCCATAATAGCTAGGCCGAAAGGTCCAGACCAGTTGGACTGGTCAGTTGttggcgcttgaaccccacggTTCCACTTTAACGACACGTATCATTACGAGAAGCGAGAGCAGCTAGGACACATCTGCAAGAACCTTAAACACATTACTATGCCATGTAATATAATCACGATGAGATTGCAAAATGTGAAGAATACATATCAGTATGAAGACCTTTGTATGCTCTGCCTAGGCAAGATGCCTCCCAATTTCTGCCAGGTGACGGCTGCTTTCGGGTTGGCGTCGACGTAGCAGGTGAGGTTGACGGCCTGACCCTCCCTGGCGTGAACGGAGGGGGAGGGGACGGATACGGTCGG
This region includes:
- the LOC118407342 gene encoding kin of IRRE-like protein 1 — its product is MPFPGLDRGSPIDGAFYRRRPESKVALQGDTVSLVCAFNGLSSTSAVNWQGPPDNSIISNGRETYVSYKRHKIVGDPSRGDYNLQIKDVRVEDTGDYRCSTPSVSAAAHATLTVVVPMVGPPDITGAELPLTAGDELLLRCRSRGGFPPPRLTWYNGTHRFGSEDTAGDDEGGSVTLELFTARVSKWDDGANFTCVADQGFPDIVRTRAASRTLRIHYPPTVSVPSPSVHAREGQAVNLTCYVDANPKAAVTWQKLGGILPRQSIQRERSLQLLKVSKYDSGAYQCRADNRILPIGIGSIRLEVFYPPQIDSTLDNKVTVIYGNDDFSLSCFADGNPKPNIRWRRKDTSLYWENPLRFHRVRYDVEGTYQCVATSDGFPVVTKDVAIDVAGKPHIEARTSQVYVNQGDIAKFYCDVTSDPLPKSVAWLWRNSDGVESVVMETNNGVTMAEKTLGGTKTATLAIDHVTGDDEGIYICKAANMFGSDQREVRLIVKESTSSIIAIISISAVVVVLAAVTVIGVFVAKRKGLLCADEKPTTPALTPSRPVPPLPKYGRKPGHGTNDSGVEDLEMQEMDGTLKPRPPPRVDKDWTSIGLSYPRLAHSNTLPPYSTVERQRPDGQDPRLSACIQEETSVAVAVEVEPPPHPPRDKKGPWRRQGGNSAALRAGNNHQAENMLNEIQADSL